The Mycolicibacterium smegmatis genome has a window encoding:
- a CDS encoding glycosyltransferase family 4 protein produces MRIALLSYRSKTHCGGQGVYVRHLSSGLAELGHDVEVFSGQPYPEGLDPRVTLTKVPSLDLYREPDPFRVPHPREIRDGIDALELLTMWSAGFPEPRTFTMRAARILAARRDEFDVVHDNQSLGTGLLKIEKLGLPVVATVHHPITRDKVVDVAAAKWWRKPLVRRWYGFAEMQKKVARQIPELLTVSSSSAADIAADFGVTSDQLHIVPLGVNTELFKPAEQRVSGRIIAIASADVPLKGVSHLLHAVARLRVERNLDLQLVSKLEPNGPTEKLIAELGISDIVHISSGLSDQELAGLLASAEVACIPSLYEGFSLPAVEAMASGTPIVASRAGALPEVVGTDGSCARLVRPADVDELTAVLGELLDSPSERRRLGAAGRRRALDVFSWESVAAQTVAVYEQAQNRMGVKAC; encoded by the coding sequence ATGCGCATCGCACTGCTTTCGTACCGGAGCAAAACCCACTGCGGCGGTCAAGGCGTCTACGTCCGTCACCTGAGCAGCGGTCTGGCCGAACTCGGCCACGACGTCGAGGTGTTCTCGGGCCAGCCCTATCCGGAGGGCCTCGACCCCCGCGTCACGCTGACCAAGGTGCCCAGCCTGGATCTGTACCGCGAGCCCGATCCGTTCCGCGTGCCGCACCCGCGGGAGATCCGCGACGGCATCGACGCGCTGGAACTGCTGACCATGTGGTCGGCCGGCTTCCCGGAACCGCGCACGTTCACGATGCGCGCCGCGCGGATCCTCGCGGCGCGCCGCGACGAGTTCGACGTCGTCCACGACAACCAGAGCCTGGGCACCGGTCTGCTCAAGATCGAGAAGCTCGGCCTACCCGTGGTGGCGACCGTGCACCACCCGATCACGCGCGACAAGGTCGTCGACGTCGCGGCGGCCAAGTGGTGGCGCAAGCCGCTCGTGCGCCGCTGGTACGGCTTCGCCGAGATGCAGAAGAAGGTCGCGCGCCAGATTCCCGAACTGCTCACGGTGTCCTCGTCGTCGGCCGCGGACATCGCCGCGGACTTCGGCGTCACGTCCGATCAGCTGCACATCGTGCCGCTCGGCGTGAACACCGAACTGTTCAAACCCGCCGAGCAGCGCGTGAGTGGACGCATCATCGCGATCGCGTCGGCCGACGTTCCGCTCAAAGGTGTGAGCCACCTGCTGCACGCGGTCGCGCGCCTGCGCGTGGAACGCAACCTCGACCTGCAACTCGTGAGCAAGCTCGAACCCAACGGTCCCACCGAGAAGCTCATCGCCGAGCTGGGCATCTCCGACATCGTCCACATCTCCAGCGGGCTGTCCGATCAGGAGCTGGCAGGCCTGTTGGCATCGGCCGAGGTCGCGTGCATCCCGTCGCTGTACGAGGGCTTCTCGCTGCCCGCCGTGGAGGCCATGGCCAGCGGCACCCCGATCGTCGCGAGCCGCGCGGGCGCGCTGCCCGAGGTCGTGGGCACCGACGGATCGTGCGCGCGGCTGGTCCGCCCGGCCGACGTCGACGAGCTGACCGCGGTGCTGGGCGAACTGCTGGACTCGCCGTCCGAACGCCGCCGCCTCGGCGCAGCCGGACGCCGGCGTGCACTTGATGTCTTCAGCTGGGAGTCCGTTGCCGCACAGACGGTTGCGGTGTACGAGCAGGCACAGAACCGGATGGGGGTCAAGGCGTGCTGA
- a CDS encoding class I SAM-dependent methyltransferase: MSHADTALPPRAERLFALAEQVTGFMPVDEGRALYDAAVRYLGGGVGVEIGTYCGKSTVMLGAAAQETGSVLYTVDHHHGSEEHQPGWEYHDASLVDPVTGLFDTLPKMRHTLDAAGLDDHVVAVVGRSPVVARGWRTPLRFLFIDGGHTEEAAQRDFDGWARWVQKGGALVIHDVFPNPEDGGQAPFHIYQRALATGAFREVSATGSMRVLERISGEPGALD, encoded by the coding sequence TGGCCGAGCAGGTCACGGGTTTCATGCCCGTCGACGAGGGCCGAGCCCTCTACGACGCGGCGGTGCGCTACCTCGGCGGCGGCGTCGGCGTCGAGATCGGCACCTACTGCGGCAAGTCCACGGTCATGCTCGGCGCGGCCGCGCAGGAGACCGGCTCGGTGCTCTACACCGTCGACCACCACCACGGCTCCGAGGAGCACCAGCCCGGCTGGGAGTACCACGACGCGTCACTGGTCGACCCGGTGACCGGCCTGTTCGACACGTTGCCGAAGATGCGGCACACGCTCGACGCCGCGGGCCTCGACGATCATGTGGTCGCCGTGGTCGGCAGGTCGCCCGTGGTCGCCAGGGGATGGCGAACCCCGTTGCGGTTCCTGTTCATCGACGGCGGTCACACCGAAGAAGCCGCGCAGCGCGACTTCGACGGCTGGGCCCGTTGGGTGCAGAAGGGCGGCGCCCTGGTGATCCACGACGTGTTCCCGAATCCCGAGGACGGCGGTCAGGCGCCGTTCCACATCTATCAGCGGGCCCTGGCCACCGGCGCGTTCCGCGAGGTGTCCGCGACCGGTTCGATGCGCGTGCTGGAACGGATCTCGGGAGAGCCCGGCGCGCTCGACTAG
- a CDS encoding class I SAM-dependent methyltransferase: MLTVDFDRLGVGPGTSVIDVGCGAGRHTFEAFRRGAHVIGFDQSVADLNSVDEMLQAMAEAGEAPATAKGEAVKGDALDLPYPDGTFDCVIASEILEHVPEDDRAISELVRVLKPGGSLAITVPRWLPEKICWLLSDEYHANEGGHIRIYKADELRDKVLAHGLELTHTHHEHALHSPYWWLKCLVGTEKNDHPAVKAYHQLLVWDMMGRPWLTRTAESVLNPLIGKSVALYFTKPDARG; the protein is encoded by the coding sequence GTGCTGACAGTCGACTTCGACCGGCTCGGTGTCGGCCCGGGCACGTCGGTGATCGACGTCGGGTGCGGCGCGGGCAGGCACACGTTCGAGGCGTTCCGCCGCGGGGCGCATGTGATCGGCTTCGACCAGAGCGTGGCCGATCTCAACAGCGTCGACGAGATGCTGCAGGCCATGGCCGAAGCGGGCGAGGCGCCCGCCACGGCGAAAGGCGAGGCCGTCAAGGGTGACGCGCTCGACCTGCCGTACCCCGACGGCACCTTCGACTGCGTGATCGCCTCGGAGATCCTCGAGCACGTCCCCGAGGACGACCGCGCGATCTCCGAACTGGTCCGCGTGCTCAAACCCGGTGGCTCGCTGGCCATCACGGTGCCGCGGTGGCTGCCGGAGAAGATCTGCTGGCTGCTGTCGGACGAGTACCACGCCAACGAGGGCGGCCACATCCGCATCTACAAGGCCGACGAGTTGCGCGACAAGGTGCTCGCACACGGTCTGGAACTCACCCACACCCACCACGAGCACGCGCTGCACTCGCCGTACTGGTGGCTCAAGTGCCTTGTGGGGACCGAGAAGAACGACCACCCGGCGGTCAAGGCATACCACCAGCTGCTGGTGTGGGACATGATGGGCCGGCCGTGGCTCACCAGGACCGCCGAGTCGGTGCTCAACCCGCTGATCGGCAAGAGCGTGGCGCTGTACTTCACCAAACCGGATGCCCGTGGGTGA